One Gemmatimonadaceae bacterium genomic window carries:
- a CDS encoding tRNA cytidylyltransferase: protein MSARHPAIRPPDAVLDIVRTLRRAGFDAWCVGGAVRDALLGHAHLDWDLATSATPPQVRRLCERTIPVGIEFGTVGVLDRAGLMHEVTTFRRDVQHDGRHAVVEFGASLDEDLARRDFTINAIAFDPIAGRLHDPYKGRDDLALGIVRAVGEPNARMAEDRLRALRAIRFASRFDFALDASTWHAIVDSAPFLSRLSPERVKQEIEKTMDQVLRPSTAFRRWRDSGAFAAVVPALATVTERVLDSLDCLPIPGPFARPQRRVLRIAALLSDLVPPSSELALRALRFSNQDIQWISALVARWHAEGEALTRVLCSAAGADAQAVRRLAASVGRLRTGPFVRLAAARWGASRLGGDDASLVPPPERVRGLYRRALRSAFNDPIEVADLAVDGDDLRRAGIRPGPQIGATLNRLLEAVLAEPSHNSREWLLAHVASLSSARD from the coding sequence ATGAGCGCGCGACACCCGGCAATCCGGCCGCCGGACGCCGTGTTGGACATTGTGCGCACGTTGCGACGGGCAGGGTTCGATGCGTGGTGCGTGGGCGGCGCCGTGCGAGACGCCCTGCTGGGTCACGCCCACCTCGATTGGGACCTTGCCACCTCGGCTACGCCACCGCAGGTCCGTCGCCTGTGCGAGCGCACGATTCCGGTGGGGATCGAGTTCGGCACGGTGGGTGTGCTGGATCGTGCCGGGCTGATGCACGAAGTGACCACCTTTCGTCGCGACGTGCAGCATGACGGGCGGCACGCGGTGGTGGAATTCGGTGCCTCGCTCGACGAGGACCTGGCGCGTCGCGATTTCACGATCAATGCCATCGCCTTTGATCCCATCGCCGGACGGTTGCACGATCCGTACAAGGGCCGTGACGATCTGGCGCTGGGCATCGTGCGCGCCGTGGGGGAACCCAATGCGCGGATGGCGGAGGATCGGTTGCGAGCCCTGCGCGCCATTCGGTTTGCCTCCCGATTTGATTTTGCGCTGGATGCGTCGACCTGGCACGCGATCGTCGACAGCGCGCCGTTTCTGTCGCGGCTGTCACCGGAGCGCGTGAAGCAGGAGATTGAGAAGACGATGGACCAGGTGCTGCGTCCGTCCACGGCCTTTCGCCGGTGGCGCGACTCGGGGGCATTCGCGGCCGTGGTGCCGGCATTGGCGACTGTGACGGAGCGCGTTCTCGACAGCCTCGACTGCCTGCCGATACCCGGTCCCTTTGCGCGACCGCAGCGTCGCGTACTGCGCATTGCGGCGCTGCTCAGCGATCTGGTACCGCCGTCTTCGGAGTTGGCGTTACGCGCGCTGCGATTCTCGAATCAGGATATCCAGTGGATCAGTGCGCTCGTGGCCAGATGGCATGCGGAAGGCGAGGCGCTCACCCGTGTACTCTGCAGCGCCGCCGGTGCGGATGCGCAGGCGGTGCGTCGCTTGGCGGCATCGGTCGGTCGATTGCGCACGGGGCCGTTTGTCCGCCTGGCGGCTGCGCGTTGGGGCGCCTCGCGTCTTGGCGGTGACGACGCATCGCTGGTCCCGCCGCCGGAGCGCGTGCGAGGGCTGTATCGACGTGCGCTGCGCTCGGCGTTCAATGATCCCATCGAAGTTGCGGATCTGGCCGTCGATGGCGATGATCTGCGACGGGCCGGGATCCGTCCAGGTCCGCAGATCGGCGCCACGCTGAATCGATTGCTTGAGGCCGTGCTCGCCGAACCCTCGCACAATTCACGCGAATGGCTGTTGGCGCACGTGGCGTCGCTGTCGTCCGCTCGGGACTGA
- a CDS encoding SDR family oxidoreductase, translating into MISLKGRHALVTGGSRGIGKSTAILLARAGADVGIAYRSRTDEAERVVGDLESLGVRAFAFQGDLSTSQANERFVDRGNAEFGGLDIYVGNSGVWPPNPVNVDTLSDAQWRDTLAINLDGMFFGAGAVSRVMSSGGRLIFVSSTAGQRGEAGHADYAATKGAMISFVKSLAVELGPRDITVNCVAPGWVDTEAVERPFANDGRARIESAIPLGRVASPADIAGPILFLASALARHVTGEVLNVNGGSVLCG; encoded by the coding sequence ATGATCTCGTTAAAAGGAAGACATGCGCTGGTTACCGGAGGGTCGCGGGGCATTGGCAAATCCACCGCGATCCTTCTGGCTCGTGCCGGTGCTGACGTCGGCATCGCCTATCGATCCCGAACGGATGAGGCCGAGCGCGTGGTAGGTGATTTGGAGTCACTTGGTGTTCGGGCATTCGCTTTTCAGGGAGACCTCTCGACTTCTCAAGCCAACGAGCGATTCGTCGACAGGGGGAATGCCGAGTTTGGTGGTCTCGACATCTATGTTGGTAATTCTGGCGTTTGGCCGCCCAATCCCGTGAATGTGGATACGTTGTCAGATGCACAGTGGCGTGATACGCTCGCGATCAATCTCGACGGGATGTTCTTTGGCGCGGGGGCCGTCTCCCGGGTCATGTCGTCCGGCGGTCGTTTGATCTTCGTGTCCAGCACGGCGGGGCAACGGGGTGAAGCCGGCCATGCCGATTATGCCGCCACCAAAGGCGCCATGATTTCCTTCGTGAAGTCCCTGGCGGTCGAGCTCGGCCCCCGCGACATCACCGTCAATTGCGTGGCGCCGGGTTGGGTTGACACCGAAGCAGTCGAGCGACCGTTCGCCAATGATGGGCGCGCGCGCATCGAGTCCGCCATTCCACTTGGACGCGTCGCGTCGCCGGCCGATATCGCCGGACCGATTCTCTTTCTGGCCAGCGCGTTGGCGCGCCATGTGACCGGAGAGGTGCTGAACGTCAATGGTGGAAGCGTCCTCTGCGGCTGA
- a CDS encoding SIS domain-containing protein, with product MTTNPSTTSPTAALLELADTAQRSARELAGAIDTALGMVRKTVQGGGTLLFCGNGGSAADAQHMATEYVVRYMRNRRAYPAIALTTDTSLLTAVGNDFGFDHIFSRQIEALAKPGDLLIIHSTSGNSPNVLRAAEAARAKGIPILALSARDGGALRALADHSIVIPTTRTDRAQELHLCIQHAICDAIEQTL from the coding sequence ATGACAACCAATCCGTCCACGACCTCGCCAACTGCCGCCCTTCTTGAGTTGGCGGATACGGCCCAGCGTTCGGCGAGGGAGCTTGCCGGCGCGATCGACACGGCACTTGGGATGGTCAGAAAGACGGTACAGGGTGGTGGGACCCTCCTGTTCTGCGGCAATGGGGGCTCGGCGGCCGATGCGCAACACATGGCCACGGAGTACGTGGTGCGCTACATGCGAAACCGTCGGGCGTATCCGGCGATCGCCCTCACCACCGACACGTCACTTCTCACGGCGGTCGGTAACGATTTTGGATTTGATCACATTTTTTCTCGCCAGATCGAAGCGCTCGCCAAGCCGGGCGATCTGCTCATCATCCACTCGACCAGTGGAAACTCGCCGAATGTGCTGCGCGCCGCGGAAGCTGCTCGCGCCAAGGGCATACCGATTCTCGCCCTCTCAGCGCGGGATGGTGGTGCCCTGCGAGCCCTGGCGGATCATTCGATCGTCATACCAACTACTCGAACGGACAGGGCACAAGAACTGCATTTGTGCATTCAGCACGCAATCTGCGATGCGATCGAACAAACGCTGTGA
- the alaS gene encoding alanine--tRNA ligase → MLASEIRTRFLAFFEKHGHAVRPSSTLVPQDDPTLLFVNAGMVQFKKVFLGMEEPPDGKRRATTSQKCVRAGGKHNDLEQVGHTARHHTFFEMLGNFSFGDYFKPDAIRFAWEFVTEELKIPREHLRVTVFHEDDEARQLWKDIAGVPDSRIYGLGTKDNFWQMADTGPCGPCTEIYVDLAKMAPDWAFPKDASGEWTRTDLEDYSLDAFVEGAEAGRFLEIWNLVFMQFDRQTDGTLVPLPKPSVDTGAGLERIAAVLQGVTNNFHTDLFRPLIAKVEEVVGINYPYRPGVGLGTAVGKDGREIDPASFRVLADHARAVAFLLADGVFPSNDGRGYVLRRILRRAVRHAWLLGRREPTLVHVVDVLIDTMRDIFPELQQRRKHIVETTRAEEERFLATIDAGMHRFDELAPTGSTQGSTALRGTLSGDDAFRLYDTFGFPIDLTELMARERGYLVDIAGFEHSLAAQRKQSQDERKTRQLTVSADEFADPTQWTHDAQHAASLGRFVGYEQIDVDTVVTAVQTLADGRVAVMLRDSPFYAESGGQVSDRGTIAGPGWSVDVIDVKKFDGRIAAIGTATGEITFGPATARVPRARRHDTERHHTATHLLHAALRHALGDHVHQAGSLVDPDRLRFDFTHSGPLTPDQLAAVEAEVNAGIWSAAAVNTREESYVNAVANGAMALFGEKYGDVVRVVDIPSWSTELCGGTHVRNTAEIGLLRIVAEVGVAAGVRRIEAVTGPRAFQFLTDRERALLLVANRLKVPMAGTTSGADQIERKLDALIDERKMLEKKLGDAMRSGAEAGGGVAHQLVATAVAVNGTRAVVARVEVDDVKSLQALGDAVREALGSGVALLGAALADGKGALLAVATDDVRERGLRADVIVRDVAATVGGRGGGKAHMAQAGIDAAHIDVALSAGLDVVSRLSAGG, encoded by the coding sequence ATGCTCGCGTCCGAAATTCGCACCCGATTCCTGGCCTTCTTCGAAAAGCATGGCCACGCCGTCCGCCCGAGTTCAACCCTCGTGCCGCAGGACGATCCCACTCTGCTGTTTGTGAACGCAGGGATGGTTCAGTTCAAAAAGGTCTTTCTGGGTATGGAGGAGCCACCCGACGGAAAGCGGCGGGCAACCACCTCCCAGAAGTGCGTGCGCGCCGGCGGCAAGCACAATGACCTTGAGCAGGTCGGCCACACCGCGCGGCACCACACGTTCTTCGAGATGCTCGGAAACTTCTCGTTCGGCGACTATTTCAAGCCGGACGCGATTCGTTTCGCCTGGGAGTTCGTGACCGAGGAGTTGAAGATTCCGCGCGAGCACCTTCGGGTGACGGTCTTCCATGAAGACGATGAGGCGCGACAACTCTGGAAGGACATTGCCGGCGTTCCGGACAGTCGCATTTACGGACTGGGTACGAAGGACAACTTCTGGCAGATGGCCGATACCGGACCGTGCGGACCATGCACCGAGATCTATGTGGATCTTGCGAAGATGGCGCCGGACTGGGCGTTTCCGAAGGATGCGTCCGGCGAGTGGACGCGCACGGACCTCGAGGACTACTCGCTCGACGCGTTCGTTGAGGGTGCGGAGGCCGGTCGTTTCCTCGAAATCTGGAACCTGGTGTTCATGCAGTTCGATCGGCAGACGGACGGCACGCTGGTGCCGCTGCCCAAGCCGTCGGTGGACACGGGTGCAGGACTGGAGCGCATCGCGGCCGTCCTGCAGGGCGTCACCAACAACTTCCACACCGATCTGTTTCGTCCGCTGATTGCCAAGGTCGAAGAGGTGGTTGGCATCAACTACCCCTATCGCCCGGGGGTGGGGCTGGGCACCGCGGTTGGCAAGGACGGTCGCGAGATTGACCCGGCGTCCTTCCGGGTGCTCGCCGATCATGCGCGCGCCGTGGCGTTTCTGCTTGCCGACGGCGTCTTCCCCAGCAACGACGGCCGTGGGTATGTGCTGCGTCGTATCCTGCGCCGCGCGGTGCGGCATGCGTGGTTGCTGGGGCGGCGAGAGCCGACGTTGGTGCATGTGGTCGACGTGTTGATTGACACCATGCGCGACATATTTCCCGAGTTGCAGCAGCGCCGGAAACACATCGTGGAAACGACCCGCGCGGAAGAGGAGCGTTTCCTGGCGACGATCGACGCCGGCATGCATCGCTTCGATGAACTCGCGCCCACGGGCTCGACGCAGGGATCGACCGCGCTGCGCGGCACGCTGTCCGGCGACGATGCGTTCCGCTTGTACGACACCTTTGGATTCCCGATTGACCTGACGGAACTGATGGCGCGCGAGCGCGGCTACCTGGTGGACATTGCCGGGTTTGAGCACTCGCTCGCGGCACAACGCAAGCAGTCGCAGGATGAGCGCAAAACCCGACAGTTGACGGTGAGTGCCGACGAGTTCGCGGATCCCACGCAGTGGACGCACGACGCGCAGCACGCGGCATCGCTGGGACGATTCGTCGGCTATGAGCAGATCGACGTTGACACGGTGGTTACCGCGGTTCAGACACTCGCCGATGGGCGCGTGGCGGTGATGCTGCGTGACTCGCCGTTCTATGCGGAGTCCGGTGGGCAAGTGTCGGATCGCGGCACAATCGCCGGCCCCGGCTGGAGTGTGGATGTGATCGACGTGAAGAAGTTCGACGGACGCATTGCCGCCATTGGCACGGCGACGGGCGAAATCACGTTTGGACCCGCAACGGCGCGGGTTCCGCGCGCGCGGCGGCATGATACGGAACGCCACCACACGGCCACGCACCTGCTGCACGCGGCGCTGCGTCATGCGTTGGGTGATCATGTGCATCAAGCGGGATCGCTCGTCGATCCCGATCGCCTGCGATTTGACTTCACGCACAGTGGTCCGCTGACGCCTGATCAGCTGGCGGCGGTTGAGGCCGAGGTCAATGCGGGCATCTGGAGCGCCGCCGCGGTGAACACCCGGGAGGAATCGTACGTGAACGCCGTGGCGAACGGCGCGATGGCGCTCTTCGGCGAGAAGTACGGCGACGTGGTTCGGGTCGTCGACATCCCCTCGTGGTCGACCGAACTGTGCGGTGGCACTCACGTGCGCAATACGGCTGAGATCGGGCTGCTGCGCATTGTCGCCGAAGTCGGTGTGGCGGCTGGCGTGCGCCGTATTGAAGCCGTGACCGGTCCGCGCGCGTTTCAGTTCCTCACCGACCGAGAGCGCGCCCTGTTGTTGGTCGCAAATCGATTGAAGGTCCCCATGGCGGGGACGACCAGTGGCGCAGACCAAATCGAGCGCAAGCTGGACGCCCTGATCGATGAACGGAAGATGCTGGAGAAGAAGCTCGGCGATGCGATGCGCAGCGGAGCGGAGGCCGGCGGGGGCGTGGCCCATCAGTTGGTCGCTACCGCCGTGGCCGTCAACGGCACCCGGGCAGTGGTTGCCCGCGTTGAAGTGGATGATGTGAAATCGCTTCAGGCGCTTGGTGACGCGGTGCGTGAAGCCTTGGGCAGTGGCGTTGCGCTGCTTGGCGCGGCGTTGGCTGATGGCAAAGGGGCCCTGCTGGCGGTGGCGACGGATGACGTACGCGAACGCGGACTACGCGCGGATGTCATTGTGCGTGACGTCGCGGCAACCGTCGGTGGACGTGGCGGCGGAAAGGCGCACATGGCGCAGGCGGGAATCGACGCGGCGCACATTGATGTGGCGCTGTCAGCCGGATTGGACGTCGTTTCGCGTCTGTCCGCCGGCGGCTGA
- a CDS encoding RecX family transcriptional regulator: MLSTGQKCVVGVDALADCGATRVGAVLDAPRLERLLQASAITALIDRALNSLARGRRTRRELELRLRRVEPDSRLVTAALDRLEASGVLSDRDVARAEAEARLRRGEAPARIRQTLRRKGVDARGTDRAIADAIEQDGFDEVAACRAQATRRWRSLKLLEGAVARRRLTGFLQRRGFSGTVIRTILSEMERG; the protein is encoded by the coding sequence ATGCTCTCGACCGGGCAGAAATGCGTCGTGGGCGTCGATGCACTGGCAGACTGCGGGGCGACCAGAGTCGGCGCTGTGCTGGACGCCCCTCGTCTGGAACGACTTCTCCAGGCCTCGGCCATTACCGCTCTGATTGACCGGGCACTCAATTCACTGGCCCGTGGTCGGCGGACTCGGCGGGAGCTTGAACTACGCCTGCGCCGGGTTGAGCCCGATAGTCGTCTGGTAACCGCTGCGCTCGATCGCCTTGAAGCGAGCGGGGTGCTCTCCGACCGCGATGTCGCACGCGCCGAGGCTGAGGCGAGGCTGCGGCGTGGCGAAGCCCCGGCCCGCATCCGACAGACGCTCCGTCGAAAGGGGGTGGATGCCCGGGGGACCGATAGGGCCATTGCCGACGCGATAGAACAGGATGGATTCGACGAGGTGGCGGCCTGCCGCGCGCAGGCGACGAGGCGATGGCGCTCGCTCAAACTGCTGGAGGGGGCGGTGGCCCGGCGGCGACTGACGGGGTTTCTCCAGCGTCGCGGCTTTTCGGGCACGGTCATCCGCACGATCCTGTCGGAGATGGAACGCGGCTGA
- the recA gene encoding recombinase RecA, translating to MTDDKRKALALAVAQIEKSCGKGSIMRLGTDSKVRVESIPTGAINLDAAIGVGGIPRGRVTEIYGPESSGKTTLCLHVVANAQKQGGVAAYIDAEHALDTEYCKKLGVDVENLLISQPDTGEQALEICEILVRSGAVDLIVIDSVAALVPKAEIEGDMGDSHVGLQARLMSQALRKLTGAIARSKVSVIFINQLREKIGVMFGNPETTTGGKALKFYASVRLDIRRIGPVKEKEEVIGSHVRVKVVKNKVAPPFKQAEFDIMYAEGISHASLLVDIGSESGIIDKAGAWYSYGTQRIGQGRENAKMFLKDNPALMAEIEEKVKAVLGIKVAETVAPAEEPEE from the coding sequence ATGACAGACGACAAGCGCAAGGCCCTGGCGCTCGCAGTCGCGCAGATCGAAAAGAGCTGCGGCAAGGGTTCGATCATGCGACTCGGCACCGATTCGAAAGTTCGCGTCGAATCGATTCCGACTGGTGCAATCAATCTCGATGCGGCGATCGGTGTCGGCGGCATTCCGCGCGGTCGCGTCACGGAGATCTACGGACCCGAGTCCAGCGGCAAGACAACGCTGTGCTTGCATGTGGTTGCGAATGCCCAGAAGCAGGGCGGGGTCGCGGCATACATCGACGCGGAGCACGCGCTGGACACCGAGTACTGCAAGAAGCTGGGCGTCGACGTCGAAAACCTGTTGATCTCGCAGCCTGACACCGGCGAGCAGGCGCTGGAGATCTGCGAGATTCTCGTCCGATCGGGCGCGGTGGATCTCATCGTCATCGACTCGGTGGCGGCGCTGGTGCCGAAAGCGGAAATCGAAGGCGATATGGGCGATTCGCACGTGGGCCTGCAGGCGCGCCTGATGAGTCAGGCGTTGCGCAAGCTCACGGGCGCGATTGCTCGCTCGAAGGTCTCGGTCATCTTCATCAATCAGTTGCGCGAAAAGATCGGTGTCATGTTCGGGAATCCCGAGACCACGACCGGCGGCAAGGCGCTCAAATTCTATGCGTCGGTGCGCCTGGACATTCGCCGCATCGGACCGGTCAAGGAAAAAGAAGAGGTCATCGGTTCGCACGTTCGCGTGAAGGTGGTCAAGAACAAGGTCGCGCCGCCGTTCAAGCAGGCCGAGTTCGACATCATGTACGCGGAAGGCATCAGCCATGCCTCGCTGCTCGTCGACATCGGTTCCGAGAGCGGAATCATCGACAAGGCGGGCGCGTGGTACAGCTACGGAACCCAGCGTATCGGCCAGGGCCGTGAGAACGCCAAAATGTTCCTGAAGGACAATCCGGCGCTCATGGCTGAAATCGAGGAAAAGGTGAAGGCGGTCCTCGGCATCAAGGTGGCGGAGACCGTTGCACCCGCTGAGGAGCCGGAGGAATAA
- a CDS encoding YraN family protein produces the protein MTKQRQALGLQGERVAARWMRRDGWVVLVHRFRSGHRDVDLIMRRGDEVAFVEVKARQGAAFGSPVEAVHHRKQRELGRSARVWVDRFGAPDLTYRFDVVGVLISGSQVRVRHIPNAFPLIGTP, from the coding sequence ATGACCAAACAACGACAGGCACTGGGTCTTCAGGGTGAGCGCGTGGCCGCGCGCTGGATGCGTCGAGATGGGTGGGTGGTGCTCGTCCATCGCTTCCGAAGTGGTCACCGCGACGTCGATCTCATCATGCGTCGGGGCGACGAAGTGGCTTTCGTCGAGGTCAAGGCACGCCAGGGAGCCGCATTCGGCTCCCCGGTGGAGGCGGTGCATCACCGAAAGCAGCGGGAGCTTGGGCGGTCAGCCAGGGTGTGGGTCGACCGATTCGGCGCCCCAGACCTTACCTACCGTTTTGACGTCGTGGGTGTCCTGATTTCGGGCAGTCAGGTCCGGGTTCGCCACATCCCAAACGCATTTCCACTAATTGGAACGCCATGA
- a CDS encoding penicillin acylase family protein gives MPRPSLPGTIAAGLLLAATSYVSFRPVGPAPALGPFLDPANGVWSATSSADLPADASATVPGLGAETRVVYDDRAVPHIFANSVRDAYRALGFVVARDRLFQLELSARAGGGTLTELVGARALETDRDTRASGMPASAEERLARFDTTGSAWKLATAYVDGVNAYLATLAQRDYPIEYKLLGRSPKRMDVVDILHLLNRMGATLATSSDELTHLEASARVGRAAADALFPAHSPIVEPIQPNGAHAPRFDATVIPAPSAPDPNAVSVLRASPARAFARLMAYAPLRVEDAIGSNNWAVGPARSASHHALLAGDPHLELTLPSIWYESHLVVRDTLDVYGVTIPGAPGIIIGFTPAVAWTFTNTGADVMDYYAETVDVAESPTRYQIDGDWRSLTLRVETYRDPSGRVIGTDTLRFTHRGPMRRVGGKWISVRWTVLESMRVLEGFDAASRASTSDAMLDAMASLYEAPAQNMLSADTAGTIGIRSTGRYPLRPTDGRGDVLRDGRLSANDWTGYWPVKDYPQSIRPAQGYLASANQEPIDPRVQPRYFGANWERPWRAMQINKRLRSDSAVTPDAMRQLQSDPGSARADLFVPAFLNAARASSGDAGTSRAATLLAEWDRRYTRDNRRAVLFEEMMRQLSLRLWDELRTDSTDNPSPTDMMTATLLRDSTSAWWDDKATSVVERRDVLLRAVMSTALDSVIARRGQPTDDRWRWDQVRFANIYHLLRLPAFSRRDIPVQGGSATIWPSTGDGRHGPSWRMVVELSSPRRAWATYPGGQSGNPLSSRYDDRLKSWRDGTLDTLRLPTALDQLPAAQQRARLVLSPSGGTH, from the coding sequence ATGCCACGACCATCGCTTCCCGGTACGATTGCGGCAGGCCTTCTCCTCGCCGCGACGAGCTACGTGTCGTTTCGTCCGGTCGGGCCAGCACCCGCACTCGGGCCGTTTCTTGATCCCGCCAACGGCGTATGGAGCGCGACCTCTTCCGCCGACCTCCCCGCCGACGCCTCGGCAACCGTTCCCGGACTTGGTGCCGAAACGCGCGTCGTCTATGATGACCGCGCAGTGCCACACATCTTTGCGAATTCCGTGCGCGACGCCTATCGCGCGCTGGGCTTCGTGGTGGCGCGTGACCGCCTGTTTCAGCTGGAGCTTTCGGCGCGAGCGGGCGGCGGCACACTCACCGAACTGGTCGGCGCCCGGGCGCTCGAGACTGACCGAGACACGCGCGCCAGCGGGATGCCCGCCTCAGCCGAAGAACGTCTGGCACGATTCGACACCACGGGTTCCGCGTGGAAGTTGGCCACGGCGTACGTCGACGGCGTGAACGCGTACCTCGCCACGCTCGCGCAGCGCGATTATCCCATCGAATACAAGCTCCTCGGCCGATCGCCGAAGCGCATGGACGTGGTGGACATCCTGCACCTGCTCAATCGAATGGGCGCCACCCTGGCCACGTCCAGCGACGAGCTCACCCATCTGGAAGCCAGCGCACGCGTGGGGCGCGCAGCTGCCGACGCACTTTTCCCGGCGCATTCGCCGATCGTTGAACCGATCCAACCCAACGGAGCCCATGCGCCCCGCTTCGATGCCACGGTCATCCCGGCGCCCAGCGCTCCGGATCCGAATGCGGTGTCCGTGCTTCGCGCGTCCCCTGCTCGCGCATTCGCGCGGCTCATGGCGTACGCACCGTTGCGCGTCGAGGATGCAATCGGCAGCAACAATTGGGCGGTCGGGCCGGCCCGCAGTGCCTCACACCACGCGCTGCTGGCCGGCGACCCGCATCTGGAATTGACGCTGCCGAGCATCTGGTACGAGTCCCACCTTGTGGTGCGCGACACGCTGGACGTGTATGGCGTCACCATTCCCGGCGCGCCGGGCATCATCATCGGCTTCACGCCGGCGGTCGCGTGGACGTTCACGAATACGGGCGCCGACGTCATGGACTATTACGCCGAAACCGTCGACGTCGCCGAGTCACCCACACGATATCAGATTGACGGCGACTGGCGCTCGCTCACATTGCGCGTTGAGACGTATCGCGATCCGAGTGGTCGCGTCATCGGCACTGACACGCTCCGCTTCACACATCGCGGGCCCATGCGCCGAGTGGGGGGGAAGTGGATCTCCGTGCGCTGGACGGTGCTGGAATCCATGCGCGTGCTGGAAGGCTTTGATGCCGCCTCCCGCGCGTCTACGTCCGACGCGATGCTCGATGCCATGGCGTCGCTGTATGAGGCACCGGCGCAGAACATGTTGAGCGCCGACACGGCGGGAACGATTGGAATTCGCTCGACGGGTCGCTATCCGCTGCGGCCCACTGACGGACGCGGCGATGTGCTGCGTGACGGTCGGCTCAGCGCGAACGACTGGACGGGCTACTGGCCGGTGAAGGACTATCCGCAGTCGATTCGGCCCGCACAGGGCTATCTCGCGTCGGCCAACCAGGAGCCCATCGACCCGCGGGTGCAACCGCGCTACTTCGGCGCGAATTGGGAACGTCCGTGGCGCGCCATGCAAATCAACAAGCGGCTGCGGTCGGATTCGGCGGTGACACCAGACGCCATGCGACAGTTGCAGAGCGATCCGGGCAGCGCACGCGCCGATCTGTTCGTGCCCGCATTCCTGAACGCCGCGCGTGCATCCTCCGGCGACGCCGGCACGTCGCGTGCGGCGACCCTGCTGGCCGAATGGGACCGTCGCTATACCCGTGACAATCGGCGGGCCGTGCTGTTTGAGGAAATGATGCGACAGTTGTCGCTGCGACTGTGGGATGAGCTCCGAACGGACAGCACGGACAATCCCAGTCCCACCGACATGATGACGGCCACGTTGCTGCGCGACTCGACCTCCGCCTGGTGGGACGACAAGGCCACATCAGTGGTGGAGCGGCGCGACGTACTGCTGCGAGCGGTGATGTCCACGGCACTCGATTCGGTCATCGCCCGGCGAGGCCAACCAACTGATGATCGGTGGCGATGGGATCAGGTCCGATTTGCGAACATCTATCACCTGCTCCGACTGCCGGCATTTTCGCGACGCGACATCCCCGTGCAAGGCGGATCGGCCACCATCTGGCCTTCAACCGGCGATGGTCGCCACGGGCCAAGTTGGCGCATGGTGGTAGAGTTGTCCTCACCCCGACGCGCGTGGGCCACATATCCCGGTGGGCAATCCGGCAATCCACTCAGCTCGCGTTACGATGATCGGTTGAAGTCGTGGCGTGACGGTACCCTCGACACCCTGCGGCTTCCAACCGCCTTGGACCAATTGCCCGCCGCGCAGCAGCGCGCCCGCCTCGTGCTCTCTCCGAGTGGAGGCACCCACTGA